The Acidipropionibacterium virtanenii DNA segment TCGGCATCCCGCGGGTGGAGGGGCTGCATTTCGTCGAGTTCTCGATGGGCCTTTAGCCCAGCCAGTCCTCCAGGAACCGGGCGACCCCGTCGTCGGTGTTGGGCCCGATCACCCGCCCGGCGACGGCCTTGACGTCGTCCCGGGCATTGCCCATCGCGATCGGGTGGCCGATCGCCTCGAGCCAGGCGACGTCGTTCTCCCCGTCCCCGAATCCCATGCAGTCGGACGCCTCGACGCCGATCCGGTCGAGCACGTCCAGGATGGCGGGCTTCTTGTCGGCCCCCGGCGCCGAGGTCTCGAAGAACTCGGGCAGCGATCTGTGCATGGTGGGGAACCGCGCCTTGATCCGCGGAGTGATCCGGTCGAGATGATCCTTCGGACCCTGCACCATCATCTTGATGGCCTCGACGCCGCGCAGGTCATCGGTGACGACGACGCGGCGGTGCAGATTGGAGGCCTCCAGGATCCGCGCCGAGCGGTCGTCGCGGGTCGTGGCGTACAGTTCCTCGTCGCCGAAGACGGTCGGCACCAGGCCGAACT contains these protein-coding regions:
- a CDS encoding Cof-type HAD-IIB family hydrolase, with amino-acid sequence MSAAGGTGRVRAMAFDIDGTLAGGDMQVSERSCRVLARLPAAGITPITITGRALPAARLPLESVGTPGYVVGCGGGIAISTPGQDVLFRRPMPPAVVDEVLGIAEEFGLVPTVFGDEELYATTRDDRSARILEASNLHRRVVVTDDLRGVEAIKMMVQGPKDHLDRITPRIKARFPTMHRSLPEFFETSAPGADKKPAILDVLDRIGVEASDCMGFGDGENDVAWLEAIGHPIAMGNARDDVKAVAGRVIGPNTDDGVARFLEDWLG